A window of the Thalassospira sp. TSL5-1 genome harbors these coding sequences:
- a CDS encoding SDR family oxidoreductase, which produces MSTNKSWKIIWIIGASSGIGAALVQKFIQETTDTDTAKIIISARSVDSLREIAAGSPRVTSIPYDVTDPKAVDDALAQIEAEHGLPDLVVYCAGFYKPMPVAEFSRDTIAKHIAVNYQGAVNCLEPLLDKMCKRGSGEIAITASVAGYRGLPKAGAYGPTKAALINLCETLREELSGTGVVMRVINPGFVKTRLTEQNDFEMPYLQTPEQAADFIYTGLRKNDDFEIAFPPPFVRQLKIGRILPYRWYFKMIERVMQK; this is translated from the coding sequence ATGAGCACCAACAAATCCTGGAAAATCATCTGGATCATCGGGGCCTCCAGCGGGATCGGCGCGGCCCTGGTGCAAAAGTTCATTCAAGAAACCACCGACACCGATACGGCAAAGATTATCATTTCCGCCCGCTCGGTCGATAGTTTACGGGAAATTGCTGCAGGCAGCCCGCGCGTCACAAGCATCCCCTACGATGTCACCGACCCCAAAGCCGTTGACGATGCCTTGGCACAGATCGAGGCCGAGCATGGCCTGCCCGACCTGGTGGTTTATTGCGCAGGATTTTACAAACCCATGCCGGTGGCTGAATTTTCGCGCGACACCATCGCCAAACATATTGCCGTCAACTATCAGGGCGCGGTGAATTGCCTGGAACCGCTTCTGGACAAAATGTGCAAACGCGGATCCGGCGAAATTGCCATTACCGCCTCGGTCGCGGGGTATCGTGGCCTGCCCAAGGCCGGGGCCTATGGCCCGACCAAGGCCGCCTTAATCAATTTGTGTGAAACCCTGCGCGAGGAATTAAGCGGCACCGGGGTTGTCATGCGGGTGATTAACCCGGGTTTTGTCAAAACCCGGCTGACCGAACAAAACGATTTTGAAATGCCCTATTTGCAAACCCCGGAACAGGCCGCGGACTTCATTTATACCGGTTTGCGCAAGAATGACGATTTTGAAATCGCCTTTCCCCCGCCCTTTGTCCGGCAGCTTAAAATCGGGCGGATTTTGCCCTATCGCTGGTATTTCAAAATGATTGAACGGGTGATGCAAAAATGA